AGCTCTCGCTCATTACCCCTCTTCCTGATGTACATTCATACCTGCTGCTCACTCCACTCCTTGCACCATGATCAGCCCTCCCAGCTGATGGGCCCCAGGCAACTGGAAGGACTGGGATGTGGGCAGGGTGAATGCCAAGAATGCTGTGCGGGACAGCTGCCTCCTAGCCAAGCCAGAAAGCTGAACACCACAGCTATTGGGAACACATCCAGACAACAGGTGTGAGGCTGGCACAGCAGGTTGGCTGCTAGAGGAGTCCCTGTGCATACACATTCACTAGTCCGGCTCCTGGTGGAGCCAAACCCCAGGAGCACTGCTCCCAGTCCTGAGAAGGTCATGGCCTCGCCTCTGTGGTACCTCCATAACCTGGGGAACGCAGAGCTCTCTGGCCTCCTGGCTGAGCTCCATGCATGCTGTGAGGAACCAGCCCTGTAATCACCTTGAAGTCAATGGCTCGGTCACTGGGTGTGGATGGGCTCTTGTGCATTGGCCACCActcccagccccctccagagGTCTCCTACCCACAGTCAGGCTGGAGATCAGCTCATGCTCCTACACCTGCGAGCAGTCACGGCCTGTTAGCCAGCACCCACACAGCTCAGGGCGGCACAGCTGTGACACGACTGAGTTCGGCTGGGATCCCAGCCCTGGGAGGAACATCTCTGGCCTCCCAGTGCTGTGAAGATGTGTAGCaaccagagaggaagaaagaggtttGGGGTCTGTGCCTCTCTGGGTGGACAGGGGTTGgtacctgctgctgcagcatgaAGCCCAGTTATCGACCAGTTTTGCATCAATAGGTGCATGGGCAAAGCCCACCCTGGAGTGCAGCTCCAGGATGAGTACTGGGCTCTCCTGCCACTCCTGGAGTTTGTGGAGACACACACAAGCTTTACAACGCAAGAGAGCACAGCGGTCAGCAGGTTGCAGCCCgtccacagcccccagccccttcccaatCCAGGGTCTGCCTCAGAGGTGGCTTGCTCTGTTGAACATCAGCCACCTGGGCTCTGCGGTGGGCAGcatcctgccctgctcctccATGGCCAtcaaaggctgcagctcctgctgctcagcGCCATCCGGGCTGCTGTCACTCTGTGACCGGCTGCTCTTAGAGATGTGGCTGGGGAACTGGAAGCAGGAGCTTTGCTCTGGCATCGCCTGGCTCGCAGaatggggctgctcctccagcacagggcaggcGAATCTCCTGTGCTGAGGTCCGCTCTCGATGCCTGGAGGGGAAGCAATGCTTTCCAGGGAGGAGATGCTTTGGTTCCATGCCTTCTGCATATCCACTGGCACAATTTTGGTGGTCTCTGATGAGACGTAAACAGCCAGATCAGCCTGGTCTCCTTTCCACGGCAGCTCCTTCTCTGCCAAGGTGGGTGATGGCGGGATGatgcaggggctggggcagacgTCCAGGCTGCCTGGGGATGCAGGAGAAGGGACAGTGAGAGGGATCTTTCACagttctttctctctccctgggCCCTTGCAAACATTGCAGAACCAACCACTGCCATACAACCAGCTGGCCCAGGGATGGAGTATCCACCAGGGAAGCTCTGCCGTGCCTCCAGAGCCACAGAGAACAGTGATTCTCCCATTCATGCTCTGCTGACTTTGATTTTGCCCAGGTCAAGGCAACTTTGCTCCCCAGGTGGAGGAAGGACAAGCTACCCAACGGCAGCTGCCCTGGTATGAGAGCATCAATGCCTACCAGGAGTTGTCTTTCCCTGAAGGACTTCATCAGTGGCTCGAGCGATGAACACAATCCCTTCATCatcctctctctctgtctctgagCTatcgctctcctcctcctctgagctgACCATCACCAGGACAGGAGCTGCAGCCAGATGGAGGGAGTAGGTTTGGAGGATGGGGCACCCTGTGGGGGAAGGACTGCACTCATGGGAGAAGGACTTGGTGCTAGCACAACCCCGGGTGCTGTCATGCCACCAAGCTGGCAGTGGGCAGGCACAGCCAGCTGCTCCCATCCTAGCACCTCAGGTCCCCTTACTAGGACCTGCAACCCTCACCTGCCACCAGCCTTACCTGCCTCCTGCCAGGGGACGTTTCTGTGTGTCTTCCCATTGGGCGCCTCGCTGGTCAGAGAGATGTTCTTCTGTGAAGGAAGAGGGACCAGCTGGGACCTGCCCCATGCAAACCCCTAACCATAACCCAGGTGGCCCTGCAAGCCAGGGTAGCCCTGGGGACATAGATTCCCACCCCAGCGAGGAGGCAGCTGGCAGTCAGTGCTTCCTAGCCCTTAGGCATTGTGTCTTCATGGCCCTACAACAAACAGCTCAGCTgcaacagtgtcaaaagcctccAAACAAGAGAAGACACCTAAGGCTTGATTTAAAGTGTAGTGCCACACTTCTGAGCCTGGATCTGCACTGATGTTCAGGCTACTTTACGCTGAGTGCTCCTGGAAAACAAATatggggctcctccagggcttgggaCCACTTTGCCTGGGAAGAGCCACCCCACGGCAGTGTTGGTGTGGTGGGGACACATGGACATGCAGCACCCGCGTGCTCACACGCAGCATACGCAGGACTGAGATGAGATGAGCTGCTTTCCCCGCTGGCTCTGGAGCTGCCAATGCCCTGCAGCACCTCACCTACACCCCGCTCACTGCCTGCAATCTGGGGGAGGCCAAATCTCAGAGCTAGGAAAGGAGCAGGAGGTTGGGGAGCGCTTgcctttttcctgcccttctccttcAGCCTGGCCTTGCTCTTGGAGGAGCAGACGTTATGCTTTGTGGACTTGAAGGTCTCCAGCCGCCTCTTCATGTTCTGCCGGAAGATTTCTTTATCTTGGCGCTCTTGTTTATCTGGAGAGATGAAGTGACGGCTGTAGCTGGCCTTGTACTGGCCGAGGGAGAGGCAAAGAGACAAGGGTGAGCAGCTGGCCACACAGAGCGTCCTCCATCCCTGCTCCACTTGCAGGTGCTGCTACCCTCGGGGTCAGCCGCACACCTCGACCAGGGAATGCTCACCCGCCGGCGAGGCTTGTAGAGGCTCCCTCGCAGCACGTGGTGCATGGCGGCATCTTCCTTGTCCCGGCGGCTCCGCACTGTGTCAATGACCTGCAGGTCCAGGCACGCGCCACTCCCGCTCTCCCTCCTGGGGGGCAGATGGAGATGGAGGGAGATGGAGAAGGTGGGGCTgggctccctgcctgcatcctgccagcctcctgccagccctgccacaacccacccacccccaggGAAGAAAGCAGCGGTGGGGGTCCATCAAGGTCTGCCCAGGGACACTCGTACTCACAGGAGGTTTGTGACCGACGACTCCGACATGGACGTACGGCTGGGCATGGAGGGCAGCGCCAGTTTGGCAGCTGAGAGCACGTGGCCACCCTGGGAAGTGGGAGGGCAAGGCTGGCATCAGGGCAGCAAGGACCCaggtgggctgggggggtccccactgCCTGAAGAGGGCACACATGTACATGGTGGGGACTGCCAGCCCAGGTCAGCCAGCTCTTGTCGGGGTCGTCCTGCTGCCCGGCCTCCACCACAGGCCCCTACCTGGTCGACAAAGCTGATAGCATCACGGATGTTCAGCTTGTAGTAAACGTCCCAGATCTCATCGCGCAGCCTGTAGGCAGATTTCCGCATCAGGAGCTGGCTCAGGTACTTCTTGTCAAACTGTTCCCACCTGCCATGAGATGAAGACATGGGCGGTTTAGCTCCCATGGGGTACCACGGCCAGGGACCCCCTGCCCATGTAAGTTTGAGAGTGTCCAAAGCATGGTGAAAGCAGGCTGGGCATGCAGGACCTGGCTGTGCCCAGGGACACGCTGCCAGGGACAGCTGGAGGGAACACACTGACCCTTCGTCCCCACTCAAGGGGAAAACAGACACCAGTGGGTCTGTGGGAGGCGGTGGGAGGGGGGACTGGGGCTAGCATGGCTGCCCCAGTGGAGAACTTCCCTCCAGGAAACAGGCTTTTAAGATCCTTTTCCTGTTGCTCTGCTGCAGATAAACACTGCCTGGGTTTTAACGGGGGTTTTCCTTCCTCGACGCCCAGCACAGCTCCATCCATGGTGAGGCACAGGGTCCTCGCCACCACCATggacaccccacagccccccagcagctctggcacaggcAAGGAATGCCAGctcccacagcatccccaaccgCACCCGCCCGGCCTCTCTCTGCGGTGCTTTTGGGACCTTGgtctgctgcacaacagcagtcAGATGGTCCCCTTCCAGACGGACTGACGGACAGACATACAGCCTTCCTGCTGCAGGGGTGTCCTCCAGTGCAATGTCCTCATGGCTGCCACGTGTCCCCCATCCACCTGAGAATCCTGGCTAACACTCACTTGTCCCGCCAGTAATGGTAGCCGTGGTGTCCCACGATGTCCTCCACCGCTGCCAGGATGTGGTCAAAGGCCTTGAGTGAGGAGAAGAGGGTGAGAGCCGCAGCAAGGCTGTGGGTGCCCCAGGGGTGCCGAGGCTGTGCATCGCCCTGGCAGTGTGGGGAGATGGGCAGCCTCCGTCACCAGCACCTACGTGCTCGTGCAGCTCCTCGTTCAGTGTGGGCTTGTGGTGGTCACTGCGCTTCACCTTCAGCCACGTCACCAGGGGTTTGATGGTGAGGCCCTGGAATGGGAGGAGAAGGCAAGGGAAAGACTGGGAGGGCAAGAGGGTGCATGGCTGGGGCACAGGGAGCAGAAGCAGCACGAAGTGACCAGGGACAGCAGCTGTTCCAACCGTGTGTGCACCTTCCAACCCGACCCCCTGTGCCTGGGTCCTGTGAACCGACATGCAGGAACCATGTCATACCCCTCCAGTCCCCCTGCCCCTAGGCTTCCATCCCCTTCTTGGGGTGCAGGAACTCCAAATCCAGGGGCCATCAGCAGCGCTGTAAAGAGAACAGCCTGTCCAGGCACATGCTGGTGCTGCTCTTGGAGCCAGTCCCAGAACAAGAGGCTGACAGGGAAACGACATGGGCCATGGCCCCACTGTCACAACAGTTGCCACAGCAGTCCTGCACACCAGCCTGGTGATGGATGGGGTGCCAGGAGGCACCGAGGACCAAAGGCCACTTGAAAAGAGGTCTTTGCCCCAAGCACATGTCCATGAGCACCCGCCTGGTGCCCTAGGCCAGCTCTGAAGCAAGAAGGCAGCACTGGAGGAGGGCATGGTGCCCATCCTCACCTGCACAATGACAGTGAAGAACACCACCACGATGGTCGTTGCCACAAAGTAGTCCTTGGCTTTCACCTTTGCCCTGTCCAGCAGGATGACCAGGGCAAAGGCCACGGCCCCGCGGAGGCCACCATATGACATGACCACCTGGTCGATCCTGTCCAGGGGGATGAGGCGGAAGCGGTTGAGCACGTAGGTCTGGAGGACAACACCtagggaagaaggaggagagcCTGGGATGCCAGCAGATGTCTGCTCCTCGAGACAGGGTAAAACCCCAGCCAGGAGCCATGGCTGGTCTCATGCCCCAGCCTTCCTTAGGGGACACCACTTTTTGGTGTGAAAAGACTGACCCACAGCTCTGAAGAGCAGGATAAAGAACAGGGTGCCCAGCACCAGTGCTGTGTCCCATGCCCACTTGGAGGTGTCCACAGCCGAAATGCCCAGAAACATGAAGATGATGGTCTCTGAGCTGCTGGCCAGTGTCTTCATGGTGTACTTGACTGTGGTGCGGGATTTCTGGGAGATGTTGGCTTCCACGTACTTCTTGCAGCAGATCCCACAGAAGGTAACTCTGCAGAGGGGCAGAAGGAGCTGGCATGACCCTACAGCAGGATGAGGAATGGGTCTGCTCATCgcctcctgctgctcagcactgcAACCCCTGATTTCCTGGATCCGCCCAGGGAACACCCCGGTACTCACGCCAGGATGGAGGAGAGCGAGACCATCTCGGCAGCAAGGTACGCGACGTAGGCCAGGAGGAAGACAAAGAGCGGCTCGATGATGCGCACGCGCTTGGTGAACCGCGTGATCAGGGCCAGGAGGAAGGCGAAGAGCAGCCCCACGGCCGTGCCCCCCAGGCTCACCAGGAAGAAGGAGACTGGTGGGGGAAGAAGACTCCTTTGCACCATAAGCAAGCGAGCCCAGCTCCTGTGCCCCACAGCCATACCACACTGGGCTGGCCAAGCCCTGTGTTCCCACCCAGCTCCCCACAAAGCATCCCATGATGATGGCTGGCATGTGACCACTGGGATGGAGATGACAGAGCTGTGGTGCTCTGTGCCCACTCTACAGCACAACAGCACCTGTGCTTGCCCCCCACACTTCCACGCTGGAAGAAGAGGCAGAGGGCTGGTGGGGCACATACTCACCTACCCCCTTCACGTAGTCCGTGGCATGGATATGCGCTGGGCCCAGCTCCACAAAAGAGTTGAAGACCTTGTACAGCACCTGCAGGCAAGGCAAATCCCTTGGGGAAGGCAGGGTACTGCCCTGCCTTGAGAGGGGCAGCACCTGCAGGCAGGATGAACCCTGCAGAAGAGGCATCGCCTGCCCCAAATCTGCCAGGCAACACAGCTCATCTCAGCAggcaaaggaaagaggaaagaccAAGAAGCATGGCATGGGTCTGACCCTGGCTTGGGGATGTCATCCTCTGCCCATCCTGGGGGACTCCAGTGCCCTGGCCCATGTTGGGCTCCACATTAAGGTCCCCCAAGATCCAACTCACCACAGTGACAGCATCATTCAGGAGAGACTCGCCAAACACGATAATGAAGAGAGTCTCATTTACATGGACCTCTTCGAAGACGGCCAGCACTGCCACAGGGTCCACAGCTGAGATGAGGCTGCCGAAGAGCAGAAAATCCATCAGCCCAGCTTCGACGCCTGGATCTGTTAGGACAGAAGGACCAAGCTCAGGCAGACCGTCTGCCCCAGAGCCCCTCGTGCCAGGCTGAAACAAGCCTGGCCCTCATCTGCTCCCAGTGACTTGGCTGCAGCATCCCAACTTGGAGTGCAGTGGGCTGAGCCCGGGAGTGCTCCCAGAAGTGGGGCTCAGCACGTCCTTGCTGCAACATGACGGGAGCAGGGCTTGGCTGTCCTCCTGGGCACCCACATGCGTCACTGCCCCTCTGGCAGGTATGCACCAAAGGAGGCTCAGCAGCCCCACCTCGGGTCCATGCATTAAGTGATTCCTCGGGAGTCAGGACAGCTCAAAACACAGCCCAGGCCAGCCAGGGCCAGTGGCTTCAGCCAAGGACAGGGAACATGTCGGTGAGCCAGCAAGGCTAGCCAAGGTCGGCAACAAAAATAGCAAAGACATGAGTCAGCTCAGTGCTGAGCAGGGGCCATTTGTCCTGCATGCTTGACAGTCCTGCCAGAGCACCATTCCCAGGATGTCAGGACCTTGCTCCTGATAGAATTCCTGGGAATCTACAGCAGGGCCGGGCAGTGGGCTCTGAACTTGGGGGTGCGTTGCACCCCCATCCCATCTTCTGGGGATGTGGCCCAAGCTGGGCAGCCCTGTGCACCCACCCATGAGCCCAGCTCGGTGCAGCCCCCAGAGTGCAGCACCAGTGGTGAAGGAGTTCCAGAGCGTGCCCACCACTGCGTAGGTGAGGATGGCACCAATGTTGTCGAAGAACAGACGGCTGGGCATGAAGTAGCCCGAGTCTAGGACGATGGggggcagaaggaagaggaagaacatGTTGGGCTCCAGCTGGTACTcggctttctttgccacagccAACACAATGCCCCCGaggcccagccccagcaggatgaggaggCAGCTCTCTGGGACGATGGACGTCACCTTCCTTGACAGGTGGAAAACTAGAAGGATAGGAAGAATGAGAGCATCAGCCAAACCGGCACATGGACAGAGCATCCCCAATCCACAAGCCCCACAGAAGGGTTGGCTGATTCATGACGGACCCTGGGGAGGACAAGCGAGCAGCTAAGGCTGCTTCGTGGCCACATGTGCACAGAAAGCCTTCCAGCTAGCTCCCAGGTCAGGATTCCAGGTCCCTGACTCTTTGGgatctctctctcctcctcagcCACTGTCTAATAAGCCAAACAGCCAGGCATTTTGATTTTCTTGGCCTCTGGTATCTGCACTTAAAGGATAAAAGCAGCCAGCAAACACATTCACAGTGTCACAAGCAATGCTGGCTGCTGTTCGAGTGAAGGCATCGTGGTTCACCGGGACACACTACCCCACTCAGAGAGGaggatgctcagccctggtgaCGGGGTGACCTTGTTTGCAGCCGTCTGAGCAAGCAGATGGAGCAGCACGCAAACCACTGCAGCACAAGTCAGTCGGCCAGTCTCTGTGCCAGAGCACAACCTTCCTCAGCACCAACTAACCCACCTGCATGCAAAAAACAGGCACACAGGAGCTGCAGATTCAGAGATGCTTTGAATAATCAGTTTATTCCATGAGAGGTCTGGACCAAATCTTAAAATGCTGTGAAAcaggatatattttttaaagcgAGCAGAGTATGCCCAGGTATTCATCCATCAGCAATATGGCAGTGAGCCTGCAGCTCAGGCACAAGCCAGTGGGACGTCATACCAGCCAGCACAGGGGACTTGCTCCTTGAGGCAGCCTTGTCCCCAAGGCCAGGGTAATCCCAAATTATTCCAGCTTGCATGTGGGCAACCCACCATCCCTCCAAATTTCTTCTCCCTAGCGCATGGTGCTGTGTTCTTGCTACCCCCCAAAGGGCAGTGCTTGGGGAAAGGCTGTGGAGGTTCACGGTGGTTTTACCCCCCTATCGCTCAGCTCTGCCATTGTTTGTGACATCCAGCCCAGCTCTATTGCACAACTTGGCCATCAGGTGAAGAAACCTTCTCCTGGGGAGTGGGTTCCTCCAGACACTTCCAGAGGCACCTCTGTCCTTGAGCACCCAGCAGGTACAAGGGACTTCAGGGCAGCCTCTGAGCCATCACTTGACTGcaagcccagccctgctgccaacCCAAACCTGTCTCTAAAGCGGTTTAGCTGGATTAAAGGTGCCCATTGTTTGTGCCAAGTCATGCCACCAGAAGGAAAGCTGTGCTGTGGTCACACATCAACCCTAGGTCACTTGGATTCCTCCCTCCTTAGAAACCCCCATGGACAGACCATGAGGTCCTGTCTCCAGTGGCACAGACCTGGAGAGGAGGCAGTGATTCATCAGTAGGCTTCCGTGTCTCTGTGCCCTTGTCATTGCCCTCTGAACCTGTTCCAGTCCTGCTCTAACCTTTCTGGAGTGGGTACCAGTGTCTGCAGACACCCTAGGAACTGAGGTCGTGGCCTCCtgatgttctttctttttcctttcctaacaGCTCTTAGTTGATTTGCTTTCCTTCGCTGCAGCTGAGCGCTGAATTAGAGGAGATAATTCAGCGTCAAAAATCTGGTTCCTAACCAGAGACAACATCTTGGAGCCCAACACTGAACGTGCAGGTTAAGGGACGCTTCTCCTGTTGTTGAGACCTTCACAGCAAcctgtgctgctcctcagcaCGATAAGCCCTGTCTGTGCCATCCCAGTGAGCCCCGGCACTGCTCCCCTGACATAATGTGCCAGGAACACTGCTGCAGCCGGCAAGGGCAGAGTAGGGAGAACAGGGCAGCACGCTCTGCAGCTCCATCAACAACCACCTCAAGGAGAAAGAGCTGCAGAGCACCCAGGGCCAAGCCTATGCCATAGCTCTGCAGCCAAGCACCCCGGCCATGGAGCCCAGGGCACCCACCCTCACCCCAGCTGCCTCCGGTCGCTGCCAGGGGCTGAGATTCAGCCATGGAGGCAGTGGCAATACGGACGGACACTACAGCCCTCGAAGCAAACCCACAGCTCAGAGAAGGGCTGGCTGAGCTCCAGCCCAGTCGAATTCCTGCTAAATGACCGCACAAGCCATGGCAGAGCCCTGTTCACCCCATGCGAGCCCAGTGAAGGCAGCGCCGGTGGGCGAACGGCGCTCGCTCAGCGCCTGCAGCAGGCTGTAAAACCACTTCCCGCCCACGGGAACAAAGCTCTGAAGTTTTCAAGAAGGGAACAAGGCGTCCAGCCCCTTTCTGCACACTCGGGAGCATTGCCAAGATCCAAGATCCCTGCTCCCCGCTCCTGCAACCAATCTGCACTCTCCGTGCTGCAGAGATATGCCCTGGCTGGCTGGAGAGACCCAGGAGAGCCCgcagaggtgctggggggacatggggacgtggCTCCTGGCTGTCATCCGTCGTTCTTTCCCCCAAGCCAAAAACTTGGGGAAAGAAGGGAGCAGCATCGATGGGAAAGACCCTGCTTGTTCAAAAATCCCCTGGCTGAGGGGGGATGCTGCCACCTGCCTGAGCAAATGGCAGCACATGAGGTCCTCTGCGCCACAGGGAGCAGCCAGCGGGGACGGGTGGAACAAGCTCTAATTTTACACACGCTAGTCAAGGATTTCAGCATTAAAGGTTCCCACAGCAACAGTAACTTAGCCACATGTGAATTAACTTCATAGCCATAATCCACACTCAGGCATCCATAATACAGGATCTGCCATTGGGAGGACTTGGGGCCAAAACCTGTTCCGCTCCTCCGGTGCTTGGGAAACAGTGCAACACCCAAACCAAGACACAAGCAGCTGGGGACAAAGGTGATGGTGCAAGGAGAGAGGGTTGCAACCGATGGGGATGCTGTTGAGTAGAAAAACCTCCATCTGCTGGCAAAATCCCTGCCCATGGGGCAGCCGTGGGTGAGGAGCATGTGTGGGGCAATGCTCACCACTTCCCTCATCCCCACATCCTGTTCAAGCAGATCTGTACAGAAAAGGCAGCAAAACCCAGATGATGTCTCGCAGTGCAGGAAGGCAACACCCAAGCCACTTTTTCCCCGCCCCGGGTGTTTGCTGTCTCGGGGCACCCTGGCATCGTGACCGTCTCCGAGAACAGAGCCCGCAGTGTCATTTCCCCATCACCCAGGCGCAGGGCCACTTCCTCCCCTGCAGTCACAGGGCTGTGAGCTGGCAGCCCAGCACAACCACCGCGGCTCCTCTGCGCCAGCCTACGCCTGGCGTCCACGGCCACCGCAGCCCCCTCCA
The Athene noctua chromosome 9, bAthNoc1.hap1.1, whole genome shotgun sequence DNA segment above includes these coding regions:
- the SLC9A5 gene encoding sodium/hydrogen exchanger 5 isoform X3, which encodes MQPPAASPGPAATAGAELLRWQWREVQAPCLVAAWILVASLAKIVFHLSRKVTSIVPESCLLILLGLGLGGIVLAVAKKAEYQLEPNMFFLFLLPPIVLDSGYFMPSRLFFDNIGAILTYAVVGTLWNSFTTGAALWGLHRAGLMDPGVEAGLMDFLLFGSLISAVDPVAVLAVFEEVHVNETLFIIVFGESLLNDAVTVVLYKVFNSFVELGPAHIHATDYVKGVVSFFLVSLGGTAVGLLFAFLLALITRFTKRVRIIEPLFVFLLAYVAYLAAEMVSLSSILAVTFCGICCKKYVEANISQKSRTTVKYTMKTLASSSETIIFMFLGISAVDTSKWAWDTALVLGTLFFILLFRAVGVVLQTYVLNRFRLIPLDRIDQVVMSYGGLRGAVAFALVILLDRAKVKAKDYFVATTIVVVFFTVIVQGLTIKPLVTWLKVKRSDHHKPTLNEELHEHAFDHILAAVEDIVGHHGYHYWRDKWEQFDKKYLSQLLMRKSAYRLRDEIWDVYYKLNIRDAISFVDQGGHVLSAAKLALPSMPSRTSMSESSVTNLLRESGSGACLDLQVIDTVRSRRDKEDAAMHHVLRGSLYKPRRRYKASYSRHFISPDKQERQDKEIFRQNMKRRLETFKSTKHNVCSSKSKARLKEKGRKKKNISLTSEAPNGKTHRNVPWQEAAPVLVMVSSEEEESDSSETEREDDEGIVFIARATDEVLQGKTTPGSLDVCPSPCIIPPSPTLAEKELPWKGDQADLAVYVSSETTKIVPVDMQKAWNQSISSLESIASPPGIESGPQHRRFACPVLEEQPHSASQAMPEQSSCFQFPSHISKSSRSQSDSSPDGAEQQELQPLMAMEEQGRMLPTAEPRWLMFNRASHL
- the SLC9A5 gene encoding sodium/hydrogen exchanger 5 isoform X1; amino-acid sequence: MQPPAASPGPAATAGAELLRWQWREVQAPCLVAAWILVASLAKIVFHLSRKVTSIVPESCLLILLGLGLGGIVLAVAKKAEYQLEPNMFFLFLLPPIVLDSGYFMPSRLFFDNIGAILTYAVVGTLWNSFTTGAALWGLHRAGLMDPGVEAGLMDFLLFGSLISAVDPVAVLAVFEEVHVNETLFIIVFGESLLNDAVTVVLYKVFNSFVELGPAHIHATDYVKGVVSFFLVSLGGTAVGLLFAFLLALITRFTKRVRIIEPLFVFLLAYVAYLAAEMVSLSSILAVTFCGICCKKYVEANISQKSRTTVKYTMKTLASSSETIIFMFLGISAVDTSKWAWDTALVLGTLFFILLFRAVGVVLQTYVLNRFRLIPLDRIDQVVMSYGGLRGAVAFALVILLDRAKVKAKDYFVATTIVVVFFTVIVQPCTLLPSQSFPCLLLPFQGLTIKPLVTWLKVKRSDHHKPTLNEELHEHAFDHILAAVEDIVGHHGYHYWRDKWEQFDKKYLSQLLMRKSAYRLRDEIWDVYYKLNIRDAISFVDQGGHVLSAAKLALPSMPSRTSMSESSVTNLLRESGSGACLDLQVIDTVRSRRDKEDAAMHHVLRGSLYKPRRRYKASYSRHFISPDKQERQDKEIFRQNMKRRLETFKSTKHNVCSSKSKARLKEKGRKKKNISLTSEAPNGKTHRNVPWQEAGCPILQTYSLHLAAAPVLVMVSSEEEESDSSETEREDDEGIVFIARATDEVLQGKTTPGSLDVCPSPCIIPPSPTLAEKELPWKGDQADLAVYVSSETTKIVPVDMQKAWNQSISSLESIASPPGIESGPQHRRFACPVLEEQPHSASQAMPEQSSCFQFPSHISKSSRSQSDSSPDGAEQQELQPLMAMEEQGRMLPTAEPRWLMFNRASHL
- the SLC9A5 gene encoding sodium/hydrogen exchanger 5 isoform X2, translated to MQPPAASPGPAATAGAELLRWQWREVQAPCLVAAWILVASLAKIVFHLSRKVTSIVPESCLLILLGLGLGGIVLAVAKKAEYQLEPNMFFLFLLPPIVLDSGYFMPSRLFFDNIGAILTYAVVGTLWNSFTTGAALWGLHRAGLMDPGVEAGLMDFLLFGSLISAVDPVAVLAVFEEVHVNETLFIIVFGESLLNDAVTVVLYKVFNSFVELGPAHIHATDYVKGVVSFFLVSLGGTAVGLLFAFLLALITRFTKRVRIIEPLFVFLLAYVAYLAAEMVSLSSILAVTFCGICCKKYVEANISQKSRTTVKYTMKTLASSSETIIFMFLGISAVDTSKWAWDTALVLGTLFFILLFRAVGVVLQTYVLNRFRLIPLDRIDQVVMSYGGLRGAVAFALVILLDRAKVKAKDYFVATTIVVVFFTVIVQPCTLLPSQSFPCLLLPFQGLTIKPLVTWLKVKRSDHHKPTLNEELHEHAFDHILAAVEDIVGHHGYHYWRDKWEQFDKKYLSQLLMRKSAYRLRDEIWDVYYKLNIRDAISFVDQGGHVLSAAKLALPSMPSRTSMSESSVTNLLRESGSGACLDLQVIDTVRSRRDKEDAAMHHVLRGSLYKPRRRYKASYSRHFISPDKQERQDKEIFRQNMKRRLETFKSTKHNVCSSKSKARLKEKGRKKKNISLTSEAPNGKTHRNVPWQEAAPVLVMVSSEEEESDSSETEREDDEGIVFIARATDEVLQGKTTPGSLDVCPSPCIIPPSPTLAEKELPWKGDQADLAVYVSSETTKIVPVDMQKAWNQSISSLESIASPPGIESGPQHRRFACPVLEEQPHSASQAMPEQSSCFQFPSHISKSSRSQSDSSPDGAEQQELQPLMAMEEQGRMLPTAEPRWLMFNRASHL
- the SLC9A5 gene encoding sodium/hydrogen exchanger 5 isoform X5 gives rise to the protein MQPPAASPGPAATAGAELLRWQWREVQAPCLVAAWILVASLAKIDPGVEAGLMDFLLFGSLISAVDPVAVLAVFEEVHVNETLFIIVFGESLLNDAVTVVLYKVFNSFVELGPAHIHATDYVKGVVSFFLVSLGGTAVGLLFAFLLALITRFTKRVRIIEPLFVFLLAYVAYLAAEMVSLSSILAVTFCGICCKKYVEANISQKSRTTVKYTMKTLASSSETIIFMFLGISAVDTSKWAWDTALVLGTLFFILLFRAVGVVLQTYVLNRFRLIPLDRIDQVVMSYGGLRGAVAFALVILLDRAKVKAKDYFVATTIVVVFFTVIVQGLTIKPLVTWLKVKRSDHHKPTLNEELHEHAFDHILAAVEDIVGHHGYHYWRDKWEQFDKKYLSQLLMRKSAYRLRDEIWDVYYKLNIRDAISFVDQGGHVLSAAKLALPSMPSRTSMSESSVTNLLRESGSGACLDLQVIDTVRSRRDKEDAAMHHVLRGSLYKPRRRYKASYSRHFISPDKQERQDKEIFRQNMKRRLETFKSTKHNVCSSKSKARLKEKGRKKKNISLTSEAPNGKTHRNVPWQEAAPVLVMVSSEEEESDSSETEREDDEGIVFIARATDEVLQGKTTPGSLDVCPSPCIIPPSPTLAEKELPWKGDQADLAVYVSSETTKIVPVDMQKAWNQSISSLESIASPPGIESGPQHRRFACPVLEEQPHSASQAMPEQSSCFQFPSHISKSSRSQSDSSPDGAEQQELQPLMAMEEQGRMLPTAEPRWLMFNRASHL
- the SLC9A5 gene encoding sodium/hydrogen exchanger 5 isoform X6, which codes for MDFLLFGSLISAVDPVAVLAVFEEVHVNETLFIIVFGESLLNDAVTVVLYKVFNSFVELGPAHIHATDYVKGVVSFFLVSLGGTAVGLLFAFLLALITRFTKRVRIIEPLFVFLLAYVAYLAAEMVSLSSILAVTFCGICCKKYVEANISQKSRTTVKYTMKTLASSSETIIFMFLGISAVDTSKWAWDTALVLGTLFFILLFRAVGVVLQTYVLNRFRLIPLDRIDQVVMSYGGLRGAVAFALVILLDRAKVKAKDYFVATTIVVVFFTVIVQPCTLLPSQSFPCLLLPFQGLTIKPLVTWLKVKRSDHHKPTLNEELHEHAFDHILAAVEDIVGHHGYHYWRDKWEQFDKKYLSQLLMRKSAYRLRDEIWDVYYKLNIRDAISFVDQGGHVLSAAKLALPSMPSRTSMSESSVTNLLRESGSGACLDLQVIDTVRSRRDKEDAAMHHVLRGSLYKPRRRYKASYSRHFISPDKQERQDKEIFRQNMKRRLETFKSTKHNVCSSKSKARLKEKGRKKKNISLTSEAPNGKTHRNVPWQEAGCPILQTYSLHLAAAPVLVMVSSEEEESDSSETEREDDEGIVFIARATDEVLQGKTTPGSLDVCPSPCIIPPSPTLAEKELPWKGDQADLAVYVSSETTKIVPVDMQKAWNQSISSLESIASPPGIESGPQHRRFACPVLEEQPHSASQAMPEQSSCFQFPSHISKSSRSQSDSSPDGAEQQELQPLMAMEEQGRMLPTAEPRWLMFNRASHL